A portion of the Harpia harpyja isolate bHarHar1 chromosome 15, bHarHar1 primary haplotype, whole genome shotgun sequence genome contains these proteins:
- the KLF11 gene encoding Krueppel-like factor 11 — MHGSPCSEMGDASAVDIVDIYESIRERQRHDSERSTCSTLEQNDIEAVEALVCMSSWGQRSQKGDILKIRPLTPFSDSGDFTMHTEATSELPKDYLSTLCMTPPHSPDFVEISAAMLLSSQVTYSKPRTVMANTAACSVTSATGASPITKSSVINMERQCSQKPVMSESFAPQPCRAMATSVIRHTGDSSAYHHIPAVQEKTKVTSGYGTSRDWCGVDDRRHSRLPQDTCAADDLINKTSPVHQPYAHDSSDVVTNKGQLPVRPVLPQTHVPKNCENDLQKRATPVTPAPVSSPQVLCQMIPLNGQSSMINAYVKPSTPTVSTPMKPILPQTAPLSQPVLMGPSVPQGTVMLVLPQTAVTQTPQCPQTVMTVGNTKLLPLAPAPVFIASGQSCTPQMDFSRRRNYVCNFPGCKKTYFKSSHLKAHLRTHTGEKPFSCNWDGCDKKFARSDELSRHRRTHTGEKKFACPVCERRFMRSDHLTKHTRRHMTTKKIPSWQTEVGKLNRIATAEKPKSSSALSMLIPVPSSVCQG; from the exons ATGCACGGCTCGCCCTGCTCGGAGATGGGAGATGCGTCCGCG GTTGACATTGTGGACATCTATGAGTCTATCCGTGAAAGGCAGCGTCATGACAGCGAAAGGTCCACCTGCAGCACCTTGGAGCAGAACGACATTGAAGCTGTTGAAGCGCTTGTTTGTATGAGCTCCTGGGGTCAAAGATCGCAGAAAGGTGACATATTAAAGATAAGGCCACTTACGCCCTTCTCGGATTCTGGGGATTTCACAATGCACACTGAGGCTACGTCTGAATTACCAAAGGACTATTTATCTACACTG tgcatgacccctccgcacagccctgacTTTGTTGAGATATCAGCTGCTATGCTCCTCTCCTCACAAGTCACTTATTCCAAACCAAGGACTGTCATGGCAAATACAGCTGCCTGCTCAGTCACATCGGCGACTGGTGCCTCTCCCATAACCAAGTCATCTGTTATCAACATGGAGCGACAGTGCAGTCAGAAGCCAGTGATGTCTGAATCCTTTGCCCCTCAGCCTTGCAGAGCCATGGCAACAAGCGTCATACGTCACACAGGTGATAGTTCTGCTTACCATCACATTCCTGCTgtgcaagagaaaacaaaggtaACTTCAGGCTACGGCACTTCCAGAGACTGGTGTGGAGTGGATGACCGAAGACATTCCAGACTGCCACAGGACACATGTGCAGCGGATGATTTAATTAACAAAACCTCTCCAGTACATCAGCCTTATGCACATGACTCCAGTGATGTTGTGACCAATAAAGGACAACTACCAGTCCGGCCCGTTTTGCCACAGACCCACGTACCAAAGAATTGTGAGAATGACTTGCAAAAAAGAGCTACCCCTGTGACACCTGCCCCCGTTTCAAGCCCCCAGGTTCTCTGTCAAATGATCCCTTTAAACGGACAAAGCAGTATGATCAATGCCTATGTCAAGCCTTCAACTCCAACAGTCTCAACTCCCATGAAACCTATTTTACCGCAGACAGCCCCGCTCTCTCAGCCTGTACTCATGGGACCTTCTGTGCCTCAGGGGACCGTCATGTTGGTTCTTCCACAGACTGCTGTCACACAGACACCGCAGTGCCCGCAAACAGTAATGACTGTTGGAAACACCAAGTTGCtgccccttgcccctgctcctgTGTTCATTGCTTCTGGTCAAAGCTGCACCCCCCAGATGGACTTTTCTAGACGGAGGAATTATGTTTGCAACTTTCCTGGGTGCAAGAAAACCTATTTCAAAAGTTCCCACCTCAAAGCCCACCTTCGCACCCATACTG GAGAAAAGCCTTTCAGCTGCAACTGGGATGGCTGTGACAAGAAGTTTGCCCGCTCAGATGAACTGTCACGCCACCGTAGAACTCACACGGGAGAGAAGAAGTTTGCTTGTCCTGTGTGTGAGCGTCGCTTCATGCGCAGCGATCACTTGACAAAGCACACCCGCCGCCATATGACCACAAAGAAGATCCCCAGCTGGCAGACAGAGGTTGGCAAACTCAACAGAATTGCCACAGCAGAGAAACCGAAAAGTAGCAGTGCTCTGAGTATGCTCATCCCTGTGCCATCGTCTGTCTGTCAGGGCTAG